The proteins below come from a single Notamacropus eugenii isolate mMacEug1 chromosome 7, mMacEug1.pri_v2, whole genome shotgun sequence genomic window:
- the PSME2 gene encoding proteasome activator complex subunit 2 encodes MAKACELRLSGEARRQVDVFRQNLFQEAEEFLSTFLPQKIIQLHQLLKDESFNMVDLTPLRAPLDIPIPDPPPKDDEMETDKQEKKEVPKCGFLPGNEKILELLAQVKPEVRTLKEKCILVITWIQHLIPKIEDGNDFGVAIQEKVLERVTAVKTKVETFQTAIAKYFSERGDAVAKASKETHVMDYRALVHERDEAIYRELRTIVLDLRSFYAELYHIISNNLEKITNPKGEEKPSMY; translated from the exons ATGGCCAAGGCGTGCGAGCTGCGGCTGAGCGGGGAGGCCCGCAGACAG GTGGATGTGTTCCGGCaaaatctcttccaggag GCTGAGGAGTTCCTCTCAACCTTTCTACCACAGAAAATCATACAACTCCATCAGCTTTTGAAG GATGAGTCCTTCAATATGGTTGACCTAACCCCCCTTCGAGCACCACTGGACATCCCAATTCCAGATCCTCCGCCTAAGGATGATGAG atgGAGACAGACaaacaagagaagaaagaag TCCCCAAGTGTGGGTTCCTCCCTGGGAATGAGAAAATCCTGGAGCTACTTGCTCAAGTTAAACCAGAGGTTCGGACCCTCAAAGAGAAGTGTATTCTG GTGATCACCTGGATCCAACACCTGATCCCCAAGATTGAGGATGGCAATGATTTTGGGGTGGCCATCCAG GAAAAGGTTCTGGAACGAGTGACAGCAGTAAAAACCAAAGTGGAAACCTTTCAAACAGCCATTGCCAA GTACTTCTCTGAACGTGGAGATGCAGTGGCCAAGGCCTCCAAGGAGACTCATGTG ATGGATTATCGGGCTTTGGTGCATGAACGAGATGAGGCAATCTATAGGGAACTTCGTACCATAGTGCTGGATCTGCGTTCTTTCTAT GCTGAGCTCTATCACATCATCAGCAACAACCTGGAGAAGATCACCAATCCAAAGGGTGAAGAGAAACCATCCATGTACTGA
- the EMC9 gene encoding ER membrane protein complex subunit 9, which translates to MGEVEISARAYVKMCLHAARYPHAAVNGLLLAPAPRAEGCLCLSDCVPLFHSHLALSVMLEVALNQVDVWGAQGSLVVAGYYHANASLNDQSPGPLALKIAGRIAEFFPGAVLIMLDNRKMVPQPRVPPIIVLETRDRRWVPKDKNLVMWRDWEESRQLLRALLEGRAHQLLVDFDAHLDDIRRDWTNQQLNTEISQWVAAANGSA; encoded by the exons ATGGGAGAAGTGGAGATCTCGGCCCGGGCCTACGTCAAGATGTGCCTGCACGCTGCCCGCTACCCGCACGCAGCTGTCAACGGGCTGCTGCTGGCCCCGGCGCCCCGGGCGGAGGGCTGCCTGTGCCTCAGTGACTGTGTGCCTCTcttccacagccacctggccctTTCGGTCATGCTGGAGGTCGCCCTTAACCAG GTGGATGTGTGGGGTGCGCAGGGCAGTTTGGTGGTAGCTGGGTACTACCACGCCAATGCCTCGCTGAATGACCAGAG TCCTGGTCCCCTTGCCCTGAAAATTGCTGGACGAATTGCGGAATTTTTCCCTGGTGCAGTACTCATCATG TTGGATAATCGGAAAATGGTGCCCCAGCCTCGAGTGCCCCCTATCATTGTCTTGGAGACTCGTGATCGACGCTGGGTCCCCAAAGACAAAAACCT GGTAATGTGGCGGGATTGGGAAGAGTCAAGGCAGCTCCTTCGAGCACTACTTGAAGGCCGGGCCCACCAGCTTCTTGTTGACTTTGATGCCCACCTTGATGACATCCGTCGTGACTGGACCAATCAACAGCTCAATACTGAAATTTCCCAGTGGGTTGCTGCTGCCAATGGGAGTGCCTGA
- the PSME1 gene encoding proteasome activator complex subunit 1 gives MATFSVRPEAQAKVDVFRKELCAQAEILLGTYFPVKVSELDEFLKDPSLNEADLSLLKAALDIPIPDPAKEKEKEERRKQEEKEEKDGKKKEEDEDKGPPCGPVSCNEKIVALLGRLKPEIKDVKEQLNVVSMWLQLQVPRIEDGNNFGVAVQEKVFELMTTLRTKLDGFQTQISKYFSERGDAVAKAAKQPHVGDYRQLVHELDEAQYGETRLMVMEIRNTYAVLYDIILKNFEKIKKPRGDTKGMIY, from the exons ATGGCCACCTTCAGTGTCAGACCCGAAGCCCAAGCCAAG GTAGATGTGTTCAGAAAGGAGTTATGTGCTCAG GCAGAGATCCTACTTGGAACCTATTTCCCGGTGAAGGTTTCAGAGCTGGATGAGTTCTTGAAG GACCCATCTCTGAATGAGGCTGATCTGAGTCTCCTCAAGGCCGCCCTGGACATCCCCATCCCTGACCCagccaaagagaaagagaaggaagaacgTCGGAAGCAAGAAGAG aaggaggagaaagatggaaagaaaaaagaggaagatgaagataaAG GTCCTCCTTGTGGACCTGTAAGCTGCAATGAGAAGATTGTGGCTCTTTTGGGGCGACTGAAGCCTGAAATCAAAGATGTGAAAGAACAGCTCAATGTG GTTTCCATGTGGCTGCAGCTACAGGTGCCCCGAATTGAGGATGGAAACAACTTTGGAGTAGCAGTCCAG GAGAAGGTATTTGAGCTGATGACTACACTTAGGACTAAGCTGGATGGCTTCCAAACCCAGATCTCAAA GTACTTCTCTGAAAGGGGTGATGCAGTGGCTAAAGCAGCAAAGCAACCACATGTG GGTGACTACCGACAACTGGTTCATGAACTGGATGAAGCACAGTATGGAGAGACAAGACTCATGGTCATGGAGATCCGAAATACTTAT GCTGTGTTATATGATATCATCCTGAAGAACTTTGAGAAGATCAAGAAGCCCAGGGGGGACACAAAAGGAATGATCTACTGA
- the FITM1 gene encoding fat storage-inducing transmembrane protein 1, with the protein MERGLGVGAGTGLGARLRVVLGWLLRVLLWLASALLYFGSEQAARLLGSPCLRRLYHAWLAAVVIFGPLLQFHVNPRTIFASHGNFFNIKFVNSAWGWTCTFLGGFVLLVVFLATRRVAVTARHLSRLVVGAAVWRGAGRAFLLIEDLTGSCFEPLPQGLLLHELPDRRSCLAAGHQWRGYTVSSHTFLLTFCCLLMAEETAVFARYLAHGLPAGAPLRLVFLLNVLLLGLWNFLLLCTVIYFHQYTHKVVGAAVGTFAWYLTYGSWYHQPWSPGSPGHGLFIHPQRPQSRLKRD; encoded by the exons ATGGAGCGGGGGttaggggtgggggcagggacagGATTGGGGGCCCGGCTTCGAGTGGTGCTGGGCTGGTTGCTGAGGGTACTGCTCTGGCTGGCATCAGCCCTCTTGTACTTTGGAAGTGAGCAGGCTGCCCGACTCCTGGGGAGCCCCTGCCTCCGGCGCCTTTACCATGCCTGGTTAGCTGCCGTCGTCATCTTCGGACCCCTGCTACAGTTCCATGTCAACCCCCGCACCATCTTTGCCAGCCACGGCAACTTCTTCAACAT CAAGTTTGTGAACTCTGCCTGGGGCTGGACCTGCACCTTCCTGGGAGGTTTTGTACTACTTGTCGTGTTCCTGGCCACGCGGCGAGTGGCAGTGACAGCTCGGCACTTAAGCCGGCTGGTGGTAGGGGCAGCAGTATGGCGAGGGGCTGGCCGTGCTTTCCTGCTCATTGAGGACCTGACGGGCTCCTGTTTTGAGCCTCTGCCCCAGGGGCTGCTGCTCCACGAGCTGCCTGACCGTCGCAGCTGCCTGGCAGCTGGCCACCAGTGGAGGGGCTACACTGTCTCCTCTCATACCTTCCTGCTCACCTTCTGCTGCTTGCTCATGGCTGAGGAAACCGCAGTCTTTGCTCGGTACCTGGCGCATGGGCTGCCTGCTGGTGCCCCTCTGCGACTCGTCTTCCTTCTCAACGTGCTGCTGCTGGGCCTCTGGAACTTCCTGCTGCTCTGCACTGTCATTTACTTCCACCAATATACCCACAAGGTGGTAGGTGCTGCTGTGGGTACCTTCGCCTGGTACCTCACCTATGGCAGCTGGTACCATCAACCCTGGTCACCAGGAAGTCCCGGCCATGGGCTCTTCATCCACCCCCAGCGCCCCCAATCCAGACTTAAACGTGATTGA
- the DCAF11 gene encoding DDB1- and CUL4-associated factor 11 isoform X2, giving the protein MSLGTARKMTMWIWPISSPVDSNPDTRELECNEIKTQVELATGQLGSSRIVQEQSFPRMLHQRERGLCHHGSFSPGERSRVVSHFLPNYLSFTDSYFHKAFCGVYSKDGQIFMSACQDQTIRLYDCRYGCFHKFKSIKARDVGWSVLDVAFTPDGNHFLYSSWSDYIHICNIYGEGDTHTALDLRPDQHSFIVFSIAVSSDGREVLGGANNGCLYIFDREQNRRVLQMESHDNDVNAVAFADTSSHILFSGGDDAICKVWDRRTMREDDPKPVGALAGHRDGITFIDSKGDARYLITNSKDQTIKLWDIRRFSGREGMEASRQAAIQEYWDYRWQQVPKKAWQKLKLPGDSSVMTYRGHGVLHTLIRCRFSPAHSTGQRYIYSGCSTGKVVIYDLLSGQIVKKLSSHKACVRDVSWHPFEQKIVSSSWDGNLRLWQYRPLEYFREDLLDSQDCPTATPPYRAYGAYSTSQ; this is encoded by the exons ATGAGCCTCGGTACAGCGAGGAAGATGACGATGTGGATCTGGCCTATTTCCTCCCCAG tggattcaaacccagacacCCGAGAGCTGGAGTGCAATGAGATCAAGACGCAAGTAGAGCTGGCCACAGGGCAGCTGGGATCCAGTAGGATAGTGCAGGAGCAGAGCTTTCCTCGAATGCTGCACCAG AGAGAACGTGGCCTCTGCCATCATGGCAGCTTTTCTCCTGGGGAGCGATCCCGTGTAGTGTCTCA tttcttgcCCAATTACTTGAGCTTCACTGACTCCTATTTCCATAAGGCTTTCTGTGGCGTGTACAGCAAGGATGGTCAGATTTTCATGTCCGCTTGCCAAG ACCAGACAATTCGACTGTATGACTGCCGCTATGGCTGCTTCCATAAGTTCAAGAGCATCAAGGCCCGGGATGTAGGTTGGAGTGTTCTAGATGTAGCCTTTACGCCTGATGGGAACCACTTCCTCTATTCCAGCTGGTCTGATTATA TTCATATCTGCAACATCTACGGGGAGGGAGACACACACACTGCCCTGGATCTGAG GCCAGATCAACACAGTTTCATCGTCTTCTCCATTGCTGTGTCCTCAGATGGGCGAGAGGTGCTGGGAGG TGCCAATAACGGATGCCTCTACATCTTTGATCGAGAACAGAACCGCCGCGTGTTGCAG aTGGAATCCCATGATAACGATGTAAATGCAGTGGCTTTTGCTGATACAAGCTCCCATATCCTGTTCTCTGGGGGGGATGATGCCATTTGCAAAGTTTGGGACAGGCGCACCATGCGTGAGGATGATCCCAAGCCTGTGGGTGCACTGGCTGGGCACCGAGATGGCATCACTTTCATTGACAGCAAG GGTGATGCCCGGTACCTCATCACCAACTCCAAAGATCAGACCATAAAGCTGTGGGATATCCGGCGCTTTTCGGGTCGGGAGGGCATGGAAGCCTCGCGGCAGGCAGCCATTCAAGAGTACTGGGATTACCGTTGGCAGCAGGTGCCTAAAAAAG CCTGGCAGAAGCTGAAGCTCCCTGGGGACAGCTCCGTGATGACATACCGGGGTCATGGTGTGCTCCACACCCTTATCCGCTGCCGATTCTCCCCTGCCCACAGCACTGGCCAACGCTACATCTACAGTGGTTGCTCCACTGGCAAGGTCGTTA TATATGACCTCCTCAGtggccagattgtgaagaagCTGTCCAGCCACAAGGCCTGTGTACGGGACGTCAGTTGGCATCCCTTTGAGCAAAAGATTGTCAGCAGTTCG TGGGATGGGAACCTGCGCCTCTGGCAGTACCGTCCACTTGAATACTTCAGGGAGGACCTGCTGGATTCCCAGGACTGTCCTACTGCCACTCCGCCATACAGAGCCTATGGAGCCTATTCCACCTCCCAGTAA
- the DCAF11 gene encoding DDB1- and CUL4-associated factor 11 isoform X1 yields the protein MDSPGNSSASEASPYGRYEPRYSEEDDDVDLAYFLPRGQVRLVQGGGATSLQLIHTLSDSDDDNDSPWEGRLGDRYNPPVDSNPDTRELECNEIKTQVELATGQLGSSRIVQEQSFPRMLHQRERGLCHHGSFSPGERSRVVSHFLPNYLSFTDSYFHKAFCGVYSKDGQIFMSACQDQTIRLYDCRYGCFHKFKSIKARDVGWSVLDVAFTPDGNHFLYSSWSDYIHICNIYGEGDTHTALDLRPDQHSFIVFSIAVSSDGREVLGGANNGCLYIFDREQNRRVLQMESHDNDVNAVAFADTSSHILFSGGDDAICKVWDRRTMREDDPKPVGALAGHRDGITFIDSKGDARYLITNSKDQTIKLWDIRRFSGREGMEASRQAAIQEYWDYRWQQVPKKAWQKLKLPGDSSVMTYRGHGVLHTLIRCRFSPAHSTGQRYIYSGCSTGKVVIYDLLSGQIVKKLSSHKACVRDVSWHPFEQKIVSSSWDGNLRLWQYRPLEYFREDLLDSQDCPTATPPYRAYGAYSTSQ from the exons ATGGACTCGCCGGGCAACAGCAGCGCCTCGGAGGCCTCGCCGTACGGGAGATATGAGCCTCGGTACAGCGAGGAAGATGACGATGTGGATCTGGCCTATTTCCTCCCCAG GGGCCAGGTGAGACTGGTACAGGGAGGTGGTGCCACCAGCCTGCAGCTCATCCATACGCTCTCTGACTCAGATGATGACAATGACAGCCCCTGGGAGGGTCGTCTTGGTGACAGATACAACCCACCTG tggattcaaacccagacacCCGAGAGCTGGAGTGCAATGAGATCAAGACGCAAGTAGAGCTGGCCACAGGGCAGCTGGGATCCAGTAGGATAGTGCAGGAGCAGAGCTTTCCTCGAATGCTGCACCAG AGAGAACGTGGCCTCTGCCATCATGGCAGCTTTTCTCCTGGGGAGCGATCCCGTGTAGTGTCTCA tttcttgcCCAATTACTTGAGCTTCACTGACTCCTATTTCCATAAGGCTTTCTGTGGCGTGTACAGCAAGGATGGTCAGATTTTCATGTCCGCTTGCCAAG ACCAGACAATTCGACTGTATGACTGCCGCTATGGCTGCTTCCATAAGTTCAAGAGCATCAAGGCCCGGGATGTAGGTTGGAGTGTTCTAGATGTAGCCTTTACGCCTGATGGGAACCACTTCCTCTATTCCAGCTGGTCTGATTATA TTCATATCTGCAACATCTACGGGGAGGGAGACACACACACTGCCCTGGATCTGAG GCCAGATCAACACAGTTTCATCGTCTTCTCCATTGCTGTGTCCTCAGATGGGCGAGAGGTGCTGGGAGG TGCCAATAACGGATGCCTCTACATCTTTGATCGAGAACAGAACCGCCGCGTGTTGCAG aTGGAATCCCATGATAACGATGTAAATGCAGTGGCTTTTGCTGATACAAGCTCCCATATCCTGTTCTCTGGGGGGGATGATGCCATTTGCAAAGTTTGGGACAGGCGCACCATGCGTGAGGATGATCCCAAGCCTGTGGGTGCACTGGCTGGGCACCGAGATGGCATCACTTTCATTGACAGCAAG GGTGATGCCCGGTACCTCATCACCAACTCCAAAGATCAGACCATAAAGCTGTGGGATATCCGGCGCTTTTCGGGTCGGGAGGGCATGGAAGCCTCGCGGCAGGCAGCCATTCAAGAGTACTGGGATTACCGTTGGCAGCAGGTGCCTAAAAAAG CCTGGCAGAAGCTGAAGCTCCCTGGGGACAGCTCCGTGATGACATACCGGGGTCATGGTGTGCTCCACACCCTTATCCGCTGCCGATTCTCCCCTGCCCACAGCACTGGCCAACGCTACATCTACAGTGGTTGCTCCACTGGCAAGGTCGTTA TATATGACCTCCTCAGtggccagattgtgaagaagCTGTCCAGCCACAAGGCCTGTGTACGGGACGTCAGTTGGCATCCCTTTGAGCAAAAGATTGTCAGCAGTTCG TGGGATGGGAACCTGCGCCTCTGGCAGTACCGTCCACTTGAATACTTCAGGGAGGACCTGCTGGATTCCCAGGACTGTCCTACTGCCACTCCGCCATACAGAGCCTATGGAGCCTATTCCACCTCCCAGTAA